Sequence from the Fulvivirga ligni genome:
GACCTCCCCATAAAGAGTATGCAGCCGCGAATAATGCCAAACCAATGATGCTTATCATCATGTAGTCTCCATTACCCGTACCTACAATAGTGTCTAAAGCCTTAGCTCCAAGATACAATACTGATGTAAGGTTTACGAACACATATAGTGCTAACCAGAATACTGCGAGAATAGTCTTCAGGTTAGTGCTATACCTTTTTTCGATAAACTCAGGTATAGTATACAGTCCTTTTTCAATAAATACCGGCAAGAAAAATTTACCGACAATGAGAAGTGTAAGTGCTGCCATCCACTCATAAGAGGCTATGGCCAAACCGATGGCAAAACCTGAACCAGTCATACCTATAAACTGCTCAGCAGAGATGTTGGCAGCAATAAGTGACGCTCCAATGGCCCACCATGGTAACGATTTACTTGCGAGGAAGTAGTCCTCCGCATTTTTTTGATGTCCCTTTTTGTCTCGAGACACATAGAGGCCTATTCCGAGAATTAACGCGCAATAAGCCACAAAGATCACAATGTCTATAGTTTCAAAATTCATTGAGGTGAAGTGCTTTTAAAATGTAAGGGTTTTACGATTTTAGTTAAAAATAAACGTTTCAATGTGCTCTGGACACATTTCGGGGTCTAATTTGGCCTAAATATGCAGTACTTCAAAGTATTAATGTGTTTTTCTTCACATTCTTTATATGGCCGGTGACACTTCTCAAAATATAAAATATGGCCCATAATCATTCTCACAGAATTATAGATTCTAGCTATAATACCTATGTAAAAATTAATGGCTTAATCATAATCCTTAGAAAGAAACTCACGTTATTAGAATAAAACACTTACACATGGCTCGAACCGTTCTTACTTACTATCATAAAAGAGAGGAAATCCTCAATGTTGTCACTCATTTCGTTGGTTTAGTGCTGAGTATAGCGGCTCTTACGCTGCTGATAGTATATGCTTCAATCTATGGCAACGCCTGGCATATTGTAAGTTTCACCATTTTTGGTAGTAGCATGACTGTGCTCTATCTGGCATCTACGCTGTACCATGCGGCTAAGAAAAAGTCCGTAAGAAGAAAGCTGAATGTATTTGACCATGCCGCTATCTACCTAATGATTGCAGGCACCTACACTCCATTTTGCCTGGTGGCCATCCAGGGTGCCGTGGGTTGGACCTTTTTCGGAATTACCTGGGGCTTGGCCGTTATCGGGATTGTGATGAAGTTTTTCTTTACAGGAAGGTTCAACACCTTGTCCACCGTAAGCTATGTTCTCCTGGGCTGGATTGCCGTATTCTTGGCTAAGCCTTTATTAGAAAACTTATCTACACCGGCTTTGCTTTATTTACTGGCTGGTGGTGTTTGCTATACAGTAGGTGCTATCTTTTATTCAATTAATAAGATCCCCTATAACCATGCAATATTTCATTTCTGGGTATTAGCCGGGTCTATGCTACATTTTGTAAGCATATTTTTCTACTTACTCTAACTCATCTACCTGAGAGGTGAAATTGATTTTATTGACAAAGATCACACCTCTTCGGTTGCTTAGATCTTCTCTATTTTTATTCCTCACTTTCTGATAGCCCCAAACAATAAAGCTATTACCAGCAAGGTGCTCGGCACCACCTATACCGTCGTAATCATGATCCAACTCATCATCTTCATATAACAGACTGATATCCAATTCATTTTCGGCGATAAGATCTCGCTCGTCTGCCAGTTTATAGTTAAACTTACCCTCCGACTTATAGAGCATTTTCACATCCCTTCCCACTACATCATAAGCCATAACCTTTTCTAGTGAGTAAGAATCAAGATCATCTATAGGCAGGCTGTTATCCCAAACCACGTTTCCTTTTAAATCTATCTTAAACACAATGGATTCCAGATACTTAAAATGATTAGCCTCATTAGATCCCTGCATAGCTACCGGTCTTCTTATATACCTTTGCTCCGCCATAGTACCATTTAGCTGACCAATGCTGGCAGGATTAAAGTAAGGTGAATACATATTAGCCACGCTGTTATTTCTCTCATATCTTGGGTCATATACTTCTGCAGCCACCAAAAAGCCATCCCTCACCTCCTTCACCTCATGTAAATAAAGCTTTGCGCTATAATTAAAATCCTTTCCACTGTTTTCCTTTCGCTCTATTTTACTCTTCATACGCTCGGCACGCTTCTCTCCCATGTAATCGAAATAATGCGTTAGATCATCATAGCCAACATATTGA
This genomic interval carries:
- the trhA gene encoding PAQR family membrane homeostasis protein TrhA, with amino-acid sequence MARTVLTYYHKREEILNVVTHFVGLVLSIAALTLLIVYASIYGNAWHIVSFTIFGSSMTVLYLASTLYHAAKKKSVRRKLNVFDHAAIYLMIAGTYTPFCLVAIQGAVGWTFFGITWGLAVIGIVMKFFFTGRFNTLSTVSYVLLGWIAVFLAKPLLENLSTPALLYLLAGGVCYTVGAIFYSINKIPYNHAIFHFWVLAGSMLHFVSIFFYLL